From the genome of Jannaschia sp. S6380:
GCCATCGTGACCGATCGGCCGGGCGTGGTCCTGTCGGTACTGACCGCCGACTGCCAGCCGGTGCTGCTCTACGACGACAGGGCCGGCGTGATCGGCGCGGCCCATGCCGGGTGGAAGGGCGCATTGGCCGGCGTGCTGGAAGCGACGGTCGAGGCGATGTGCGAACGCGGCGCCACGCCCGCGAACATCCGCGCCACGATCGGTCCGACCATCAGCCAGCGCGCCTATGAGGTCGGTCCCGAATTCCTGGATGCATTCCTCGCCGAAGACGAACGTGCCCCGCGCTTCTTCGCCAACGGGGCGGGCGACCGGTATCATTTCGACCTGCCGGGCTATGGCCTTTACCGCCTGCGTCACGCGGGTGTCGATGCCGAGTGGACGCGGCACTGCACCTATTCGGACGCCGCGCGGTTCTTCTCCTACCGACGCGCGACGCATGCGGGCGAAGCTGATTATGGACGTCTGATCGCGGCAATCACGCTCTGACGTAAGGATTGTTTCCGTCGGCGCCCCTCGGTGGTCACAATCCGGCCCACCAAAGACCGCGAAGCCGTCCCATGGCCGCCGCCCTGACCCGCCATCCTCGTCTCGACCAGAATCGAGGAGACGCGTGAATGTCCCGTCAAAGCTGGATGGACCACACCATCGAAACCGTTCGCGCGACGGATATCGTGCTTCCCTGGACGCGCCGTCCTACCCCCGCCCCGGACCCCCGGGATCAGCCCGCCGCCGCCCGCGGCAAGGGCTAAGGCGCCAAGCCACGACCGGACATGGTGGCGGGCGACCGCCTCCGGTCGGACCGGACGCGACCCCCGCTGCCACGGAGGTTGCGTCCGACGTCCTTCTGGGCGGTCCGATCGGCGGCGCGGGCAACGGCAGGCCGACCTGTCCGCCCCCGCCTCCGCCCGGCACCCGCGCGCCTCAGGAAGACCCGTCCGGCAACGACGCCCCCGGAGAGAGCATGCGGCCATCCAGGCGCAGTTCGATCACGGCCGGCGTGCCGCATGTGAGTGCCGCCGAAAGGGCCGGCGCGAACTCATCCTGCGCCGCCACGACCCAGCCCTGACCGCCATAGGCCCGCGCCAGCGCCGCGAAATCGGGATTGGCCAGGTCCGTCCCCGAAACGCGGCCCGGATAGTGCCGCTCCTGATGCATGCGGATCGTGCCGTAGCGGCCGTTGTTCGCGACGATGACGATGGGTTTCGCACCGTGCTGGACCGCCGTGGACATCTCGTTGCAGGTCATCTGAAAGCACCCGTCCCCTGCCAGGCAGACCACCGGGCGGTCGGGATGCGCGAGGCTGGCGGCGATCGCAGCGGGAAAGCCGTAGCCCATGCTGCCCGAGGTTGGGGCCAGCTGCGTACCGAACCGCGACCAGCGGTAATAGCGATGCAAGAACGCGGCGTAGTTGCCCGCGCCATTGGTCAGGATCGCATCGTCGGGCAGCGTCGCGTCCAGATGGGCGATCACCCGTTCCAGCTTGACGGCGCCGGGGGTCGGGACCGGCCGGATCCAGTCCAGATACGCGTCATGGGCTTCGGCCTGGCGGTCGTGCCATCCGGGCAGATCGTCCTGCCGGTCCGCCAGCGCGGCCACGACGTCGGGCGCCCGTGCCGCGATCGCGATCTCGGGCGTCCAGACGCTGCCCAGCACATCGGGATCGGGATGGACGTGGATCAGCGGCGGGGCTTTGCCCGTGGGGTCCAGCACCTCATAGCCGCCGGTCGCGATGTCACCCAGCCGTGTGCCCAATGCCAAGATCAGGTCGGCCCCGCCCAGACGCTTCATCAGGGCGGGGTTCGGGCCGACGTTCAGGTCGCCTGCATAGGCGCGGGATGCGTTGTCGATATAGTCCTGGCGGCGGAAGGTCACGGCTACCGGCAGGCCGTGCCGCTCGGCCCAGGTCCTGAGATCGCGGGCCGCTTCCGCCGACCAGTGCGGGCCACCGAGCACGACCAGCGGCGCGCGCGCGCGGCCCAGCCGTTCGATGACGGGCGCCAGGTCGGGGACCGCCTGCACCGGGTCGACCACCGCGGGCCGGTCGGGCACATCCGCCTCGGCCGACAGCATGTCCTCGGGCAAGGCCAGCACCACGGGCCCCGGCCGCCCGGACCGGGCGACGGCGAAGGCACGCGCGACGTATTCGGGGATGCGGTCGGTCGCGTCCACTTCGGCCACCCATTTGACCAGTCCGCCGAAGAAGGCGCGATAGTCCACCTCCTGAAACGCCTCGCGGTCGCGGTGGCCGCGCGCGATCTGGCCGACGAAGGCGACAAGGGGCGTCGAATCCTGCCGCGCGATGTGCAGGCCCGCGCTGGCATTCGTCGCGCCGGGGCCGCGGGTTACGAACAGGACGCCGGGCGCCCCGGTCAGCTTGGCACTCGCCTCCGCCATCATGGCGGCGCCACCCTCCTGCCGGCAGACGACGTTCTCGATCCCGCTGTCATGCAGCCCGTCGAGTGCGGCCAGGAAGCTCTCGCCCGGGACCGAAAAGACGCGCTGCACGCCTTGTCGCTTCAACTGGTCCGCCAGGATCCGTCCGCCATGCCGCATCATACGATGCCCCTCCGTCTTGCCTGCGGCATCTGAGCCGCAACGGCCGGCGGTTGTCCACCGTGTCACCCCAGACCGCGCAGGATCAGGACCGTTGCCGCGACGGCCGCGAGGCCCAGCGCGACGGGGCGAATGCTGCGACGTGCGACCCGCACCGCCAGAGGACGCACGGCCCAGATGGTCAGCGGGACGGATGGGGCAAGGGCCGCCGCGAAGATGACATGCCGCGCCCCGATCAGACCGACGAATGCCAGCGCACCGATCGAGACGGTCATGCCGAAGGCAAAGAAGACGTTCTGCGTCGCGGCCGAACGGCGGGCCTCGACCGAGGCATAGAGGAGCGCCATGGGCGGCGCGCCGATGCCCGTCAGCGTGCCCATGATGCCGGCGGTGGTGCCCGCCGCGAACAGCGTGCGCCCGCGTATCGGCAGGGCGGGTCCCGCGACCGACAGCAGTACTGCAATCCACACGACGATGCCGATCACCAGAGGCAGGGCGGGCGTTCCGACGACGCGCGCGGCGATCCAGGCCGCGATGGCGGCACCGAACGCCCGACCCGCGAAGCCCCATGGCAGGTCCTGGACCACAACCGCCGACCGGTTGGCCCAGAAAGCGCCAGCCCCTACGCATAGCCCGACGAGCAGGACGGATCCGGGCAGGTATTTGGGTGCGGCCAACGCCACGACGGGGGCGGCGACCATGCCGTATCCCTGCCCCGTCAGGCGTTGGATCGCCGTGCCCAGAATTACCGCCGCCAGGCAGACAAGCCAGGGCCCCAATCCGGGCAGGAAATCAGTCAAGCGTCGCGATCTCGATCAAGTTGCCGTCCGGGTCGCGAACATAGAGCGAGGTGATCGGTCCCTGCGCGCCGGTCCGCGCGACGGGTCCGTCCTCGATCGCGACGGCCTGCCTGCGCAGGTGATCCTGCCATTCACCCAGCGGCATGTCCGTCAGAAAACAGAGATCGGCGCTGCCCGGGCCGGGCCGCGCGGCCTTCGGCTCGAACTCGGCCCCGGCGCGGTGAAGGTTGATCTTCTGGCGCCCGAAGGCCAAAGCAGTTCGCCGCGTTCCATCAGCTGCGTCGAACCGGTCGATCCGCATGCCCAGCACGGTGCGATACCATTCCGCCGTCGCCTCTGGATCAGCAACTGTCAGGACGAGATGATCCAACGCCTCTACCCGCATCCTCGCCCTTCCTCCTGCGCTACGTCACGCCACCCGGACCCCTGGCGTCGCGGCAGGGGTCCACGGCCGTCAGACGCCAGCCGCAACGATCGCGTCGGCCAGCAGGGGTACGGTCGTGGCGTTCAGGCCGGCAATGTTCATCCGCGAGTCGCCGACCATGTAGACGCCGTGGTCGCGGCGCATGACCTCGACCTGGTCGGGGGTCGCGCCCAACAGCGAGAACATGCCCCGATGCGCCGCCAGGAAGCCGAACCTGTCGGAGCCGACGCGGTCGCGCAGGGCGGCGGCCAACTGCTCGCGCAGGCCCAACATCGAATTGCGGACCTCCTCCAGTTCTGCCGCCCAATCTTCGCGCAACCCGTCGTCGGTCAGGATCATGCTGACGACACGCGCGCCGTGATCGGGCGGGAAGCTGAAGTTCAGCCGGTTCAGCGACGCCATCGCCCCCTGCGTGACCTTCAGATCGGCCGCCGACGGCGCGATGGCCATCAGAAGACCGGTGCGTTCGCGGTAGATGCCGAAATTCTTGGAACAGGACGCCGCGATCAACGCCTCGGGCACCTTGGCTACAAGATGGCGAAGGCCCGCGGCATCCTTGTCGAGACCGTCGCCGAACCCCTGATAGGCGATGTCGACGAAGGGCACGGAACCCTTGGCCACCAACAGGTCCGCCACCCCGTCCCATTGATTCACCGTCAGGTTCGCGCCCGTCGGATTGTGGCAGCAGCCATGCAGGATCACCACGTCGCCCGCAGCCACTGCGTCCAGATCCTCGCGCATGCCGTCGAAATCGACGCCCCCGGTCTCGGCATCGAAATAGCGGTAGGTCCGCACCTTCATACCCAGGTATTTCGCGATCGCCGGATGGTTCGGCCATGTCGGGTCCGACAGCCATACCGTGGCGCCAGGCGCGGCCATGCGCACCAGCTCCAGCCCCTGACGGATGGCGCCGGTGCCGCCGGGCGTCGCGACGCAGGCCAGACGGTCGGCTGGCCGGGCTTCGCCCAGGACGAGCTTCGACAGTGCCTCGGCGAAGGCCGGATCGCCGGCGAGGCCGGTATAGACCTTCGTCGTCTGCTCCTCGACCAGCCGGCGCTCGGCAGCCTTGACGGCGCGCATCACGGGCGTGTTGCCGGATGCGTCCTTGTAGACGCCGACGCCCAGGTCGATCTTGTCGTCGCGCGGGTCCTCACGATAGGCGGCCATCAGCGCCAGGATCTTGTCGGGGGCCTGCGGGGTCAGGGCGGTCAGCATCGGGTCAGCCTCTCTCGATCACCAGGTCGGGATACATGCCCCACTCGGCCCAGGAACCGTCGTAGAGCGAATGGTCCTTATGCCCCAGCCGCGCCAGGGCCAGGTTCAGGATCGCCGCCGTCACGCCCGAACCGCAGGACGTGATCACCGGACGGTCAAGGTCGACCCCCGCGGCGATGAACGCGCGCGCCAGGTCGGCCCCCTCCTTCATGGTGCCGTCCGCGTCGAACAGCGTCTTGTAGGGAACGTTGTGCGCACCGGGGATGTGGCCTGCGCGAAGACCGGGCCGCGGTTCGGGCGCGTCACCCCGAAAGCGCGGCGCGCCACGGGCATCCACGATCTGCGCCGTGCCCAGCTTGGCCGCCTGCGCCACCTCGGTCACGTCGCGCATCAGGTCGGGGCGCGGGGCCACCGTCATGTGACGGTCGCGGATCGTGGGCTTGTCCGACGTGAGCGGCCGCCCCTCCTCGCGCCATTTGGGCAGCCCCCCGTCGAGGACGGCGGCCCGCTGGCCGAACAGACGGAACAGCCACCAGACGCGCGCCGCCGAAAAGATGCCCGCGCCGTCGTAGATGACGACGGTATGCCCGTCGCCCACGCCCAGCTTGCGCATCCGCGACATGAACTTGGCCGCCGGCGGCGCCATATGCGGCAGGGCAGACCGCGCGTCGCTGACGTCTTCCAGATCGAGGAAGCGCGCTCCCGGGATGTGTCCCTCGGCGTATTCGGCATGCGGATCGCGGTCCATGTCGGGCAGATACCAGGAGGCGTCGATCACGCGCAGATCGGGCGAGCTCAGGCGCTGGGCGAGCCATCTCGTGGAGACGAGCGTTGCGGGATCGTCGGACATGCACGGGGCCTCCCTGGTCTTGCGCGGCTTAGCCCCCGGCGCGCGCGCGCGCAAGGAAACAGGTCTTGCATAGGCCCCGGCCGGGCATTAGAGGGCGGGCCTTCACGACCGGGCGGACACCCTTGGAGGCCGCCCACAGACATATTGGAGATATCACATGGCTAAAGAGATTCCGGATCTCGTGGCTCATGCCCGGACGGGGACAGGCAAGGGGGCCGCTCGTCAATCCCGGCGCAATGGCATGGTGCCGGGCGTCGTCTATGGCGGCGGTGCCGATCCGCTTCCGATCGAAATCCCGTTCAACGACCTCCTGGCCAAGCTGAAGGCGGGCCGCTTCCGCGCGACGCTGTGGAACCTGAAGGTCGAGGGGCAGGAGGACGTGCGCGTCATCGCCCGCGACGTTCAGCGCGACGTCGTCAAGGACCTGCCGACCCACCTGGACCTGATGCGCCTGCGCCGGACCTCGAAGGTCAACCTCTACATCCCGGTGGAGTTCGAGAACGTCGACGGCTGCCCCGGCGACAAGCAGGGCGGCGTCCTGACAGTCGTGCGCCCCGAGGTGGAGCTGCGCGTGACCGCCGGCGACATCCCGGAATCGATTACGGTCGATTGCTCGGGGATGGAGATCGGCGACACGCTGCACATCTCCGACGTGACGCTGCCCGAAGGTGCCAAGCCGACCATCGACCGCGACTTCGTGCTGGCCAACATGCAGGCGCCTTCGGGTCTGGCCTCGCAGAAGGACGAGGACGAAGAGGAGGTGACCGAGACCGAGGTCATCAACCAGACCGCCGAAACCGTGGAGGGCGAGGACAAGGAGTGATCCTGTCCGTCTGAGACGTCTTAGAATGCCGAAAGGGCGCGGGGATCGACCCCCGCGCCCTTTTTCATTTCGCATACGGTGCCGGCCGGTTGGTGGCCGCAATCACTCCTCCGACGTCACAAGCGCATGACCGCCGCGCACGACCATCTTTCCCGCACCCACGGTGCCCTTCACGGCCGTCTTGCCGACCCAGAGGGTGCTGTCGACCGTCCGGTCCACGGCCCGCTCGGCCGAGCAGGCCGAAAGCGCGAATGCCAGCAAAAGCACTGCGGGCGCGGTGATACGATTGAGGTTCATGGCAGCTTCCCTTTGGCGTCGTCGGGTGTCGGTTCGCGGTCGGCGACGCGCCGACGGGACCGGATCGGGCGGGTGGGCACGATCATCGATCGGATACATACAGCCCGGCATGCCCCCTGAAAAACGAATACGATTAGGGCTTCAGGCGATTATCGGATATGGATGCCGTATGGACCTGACCTTGATACGCACATTCCTGGCCGTCGCCGATACCGGAAGCTTCGTCGCCGCCTCCTCTCGCCTGTTCGTCACGCAATCGGCCGTCAGCCTGCGGATCCAACGGCTGGAGGACGGGTTGGGCAAGACGCTGTTCACCCGATCCAAGGCCGGCGTCGCGCTGACCCCTCCCGGTCGGGCGTTCGAACGCTATGCCACGAGCCTGATCAAACTCTGGGAGGAGGCCCGGCAGCAGGTGGCGGTGCCCGAAGGGTATGAACGTGCGCTGACCATCGGCGCGCAATACTCGCTCTGGCCCCGGCTGGGATTTCGTTGGATCGACGCAATGCGGGCGGCGGCGCCGGACCTGGCGCTCCGAGCCGAGTTGGGCATGCCGGACCGCCTGACCCGCTTCCTGATCGAGGGCGTCGTACAGGTCGCGCTGACATACATGCCGCAGCACCGGCCCGGATTGACCGTAACCCCGGTCATGGCGGACGAACTGATCCTGGTCTCGTCCTTCCCGACCGGGGCCATGGACGAACTCGTCGGCGACTACGTGTTCATGGACTGGGGCCCGGAATTCACGCAGGCCCACGCGGTGGGGCTGCCAACCCTGACGCAATCGGGCATCGTGCTCAGCCTCGGGGCACTGGGGGCGGAATTCATCGCCAGGCGCCGGGCAGCCGCCTATCTCCCCGCCCGCGCGGTCATGGGCCACCTGGATGCCGGCCGCCTGCACCTGGTGCCCGACGCGCCTCGGTTTCCCTATCCGATCTGGGCGGTTTTCCGCGACGATCTGGACGAGGATCTGTCG
Proteins encoded in this window:
- the pgeF gene encoding peptidoglycan editing factor PgeF; translated protein: MTLEILTSDHLGPVRHGFFTRRGGASSGIFEGLNCGTGSSDQTEAVALNRARVAEAMGGPLHGVHQVHSAEVVAATEPDAHPRADAIVTDRPGVVLSVLTADCQPVLLYDDRAGVIGAAHAGWKGALAGVLEATVEAMCERGATPANIRATIGPTISQRAYEVGPEFLDAFLAEDERAPRFFANGAGDRYHFDLPGYGLYRLRHAGVDAEWTRHCTYSDAARFFSYRRATHAGEADYGRLIAAITL
- a CDS encoding thiamine pyrophosphate-binding protein, which translates into the protein MRHGGRILADQLKRQGVQRVFSVPGESFLAALDGLHDSGIENVVCRQEGGAAMMAEASAKLTGAPGVLFVTRGPGATNASAGLHIARQDSTPLVAFVGQIARGHRDREAFQEVDYRAFFGGLVKWVAEVDATDRIPEYVARAFAVARSGRPGPVVLALPEDMLSAEADVPDRPAVVDPVQAVPDLAPVIERLGRARAPLVVLGGPHWSAEAARDLRTWAERHGLPVAVTFRRQDYIDNASRAYAGDLNVGPNPALMKRLGGADLILALGTRLGDIATGGYEVLDPTGKAPPLIHVHPDPDVLGSVWTPEIAIAARAPDVVAALADRQDDLPGWHDRQAEAHDAYLDWIRPVPTPGAVKLERVIAHLDATLPDDAILTNGAGNYAAFLHRYYRWSRFGTQLAPTSGSMGYGFPAAIAASLAHPDRPVVCLAGDGCFQMTCNEMSTAVQHGAKPIVIVANNGRYGTIRMHQERHYPGRVSGTDLANPDFAALARAYGGQGWVVAAQDEFAPALSAALTCGTPAVIELRLDGRMLSPGASLPDGSS
- a CDS encoding TSUP family transporter, which produces MTDFLPGLGPWLVCLAAVILGTAIQRLTGQGYGMVAAPVVALAAPKYLPGSVLLVGLCVGAGAFWANRSAVVVQDLPWGFAGRAFGAAIAAWIAARVVGTPALPLVIGIVVWIAVLLSVAGPALPIRGRTLFAAGTTAGIMGTLTGIGAPPMALLYASVEARRSAATQNVFFAFGMTVSIGALAFVGLIGARHVIFAAALAPSVPLTIWAVRPLAVRVARRSIRPVALGLAAVAATVLILRGLG
- a CDS encoding VOC family protein, which produces MRVEALDHLVLTVADPEATAEWYRTVLGMRIDRFDAADGTRRTALAFGRQKINLHRAGAEFEPKAARPGPGSADLCFLTDMPLGEWQDHLRRQAVAIEDGPVARTGAQGPITSLYVRDPDGNLIEIATLD
- a CDS encoding amino acid aminotransferase, whose protein sequence is MLTALTPQAPDKILALMAAYREDPRDDKIDLGVGVYKDASGNTPVMRAVKAAERRLVEEQTTKVYTGLAGDPAFAEALSKLVLGEARPADRLACVATPGGTGAIRQGLELVRMAAPGATVWLSDPTWPNHPAIAKYLGMKVRTYRYFDAETGGVDFDGMREDLDAVAAGDVVILHGCCHNPTGANLTVNQWDGVADLLVAKGSVPFVDIAYQGFGDGLDKDAAGLRHLVAKVPEALIAASCSKNFGIYRERTGLLMAIAPSAADLKVTQGAMASLNRLNFSFPPDHGARVVSMILTDDGLREDWAAELEEVRNSMLGLREQLAAALRDRVGSDRFGFLAAHRGMFSLLGATPDQVEVMRRDHGVYMVGDSRMNIAGLNATTVPLLADAIVAAGV
- the sseA gene encoding 3-mercaptopyruvate sulfurtransferase, with product MSDDPATLVSTRWLAQRLSSPDLRVIDASWYLPDMDRDPHAEYAEGHIPGARFLDLEDVSDARSALPHMAPPAAKFMSRMRKLGVGDGHTVVIYDGAGIFSAARVWWLFRLFGQRAAVLDGGLPKWREEGRPLTSDKPTIRDRHMTVAPRPDLMRDVTEVAQAAKLGTAQIVDARGAPRFRGDAPEPRPGLRAGHIPGAHNVPYKTLFDADGTMKEGADLARAFIAAGVDLDRPVITSCGSGVTAAILNLALARLGHKDHSLYDGSWAEWGMYPDLVIERG
- a CDS encoding 50S ribosomal protein L25/general stress protein Ctc → MAKEIPDLVAHARTGTGKGAARQSRRNGMVPGVVYGGGADPLPIEIPFNDLLAKLKAGRFRATLWNLKVEGQEDVRVIARDVQRDVVKDLPTHLDLMRLRRTSKVNLYIPVEFENVDGCPGDKQGGVLTVVRPEVELRVTAGDIPESITVDCSGMEIGDTLHISDVTLPEGAKPTIDRDFVLANMQAPSGLASQKDEDEEEVTETEVINQTAETVEGEDKE
- a CDS encoding LysR family transcriptional regulator, whose protein sequence is MIRTFLAVADTGSFVAASSRLFVTQSAVSLRIQRLEDGLGKTLFTRSKAGVALTPPGRAFERYATSLIKLWEEARQQVAVPEGYERALTIGAQYSLWPRLGFRWIDAMRAAAPDLALRAELGMPDRLTRFLIEGVVQVALTYMPQHRPGLTVTPVMADELILVSSFPTGAMDELVGDYVFMDWGPEFTQAHAVGLPTLTQSGIVLSLGALGAEFIARRRAAAYLPARAVMGHLDAGRLHLVPDAPRFPYPIWAVFRDDLDEDLSRIARETLDTVAAQAESVQETVLDELADISDADDVPLLGEEG